The following coding sequences are from one Streptomyces angustmyceticus window:
- a CDS encoding amino acid permease, whose product MGAHLPPSSQGAGGTPTTTAVPGDLGGGVTGAQSQDGLQAGLKNRHLSMIAIGGVIGAGLFVGSGAGIAAAGPGILLSYALTGLLVVLVMRMLGEMAAASPTSGSFSAYADRALGRWAGFTIGWLYWFFWSVVLAVEATAAASILTGWVPAVPQWAWALLVMIVLTGTNLISVGSFGEFEFWFAGIKVVAIVVFIVVGALAIFGLPPGDAPVGTENLTGHGGFLPHGPGAILSGMLLVVFSFMGSEIVTLAASEAPNPVQAVRKAVNSVIWRIALFYLGSIAVIVTLLPWNAKAVEKSPYVAVLESLDIPYAGTVMDVVVLTAVLSCLNSGLYTASRMAFSLGQRGDAPKSFATVNKGGVPAVAIWASVTFGFVATIFSYTSKDTIFQFLLNSSGAVALFVWLVICFSQLRMRRTIERETPERLTVRMWLYPWLTYATIALIVFVIGYMFYNPDGRQQMVLSVVAAVVVLAVGLVLDRRRPRTAVADGADAPGAGV is encoded by the coding sequence ATGGGCGCGCACCTTCCCCCGAGCTCTCAGGGAGCAGGGGGCACCCCCACCACCACAGCGGTCCCCGGTGACCTCGGCGGCGGAGTGACCGGGGCGCAGTCGCAGGACGGGCTGCAGGCAGGACTCAAGAACCGCCATCTGTCGATGATCGCCATCGGAGGTGTCATCGGCGCCGGCCTGTTCGTCGGCTCCGGCGCCGGTATCGCGGCCGCCGGGCCCGGCATTCTGCTCTCCTACGCGCTGACCGGCCTGCTGGTCGTGCTGGTCATGCGGATGCTGGGCGAGATGGCCGCGGCCTCCCCCACCTCCGGTTCCTTCTCCGCCTACGCGGACCGGGCGCTGGGCCGCTGGGCCGGCTTCACCATCGGCTGGCTGTACTGGTTCTTCTGGTCGGTCGTGCTGGCCGTCGAGGCGACCGCGGCCGCCTCGATCCTCACCGGCTGGGTCCCGGCCGTCCCGCAGTGGGCCTGGGCGCTGCTGGTGATGATCGTGCTGACCGGCACGAACCTGATCTCGGTCGGGTCGTTCGGCGAGTTCGAGTTCTGGTTCGCCGGGATCAAGGTCGTCGCGATCGTCGTCTTCATCGTGGTCGGCGCGCTGGCGATATTCGGGCTGCCGCCCGGCGACGCCCCGGTCGGCACGGAGAACCTGACCGGGCACGGCGGGTTCCTGCCGCACGGTCCCGGCGCGATCCTCTCCGGCATGCTGCTGGTGGTCTTCTCCTTCATGGGCAGCGAGATCGTCACGCTGGCGGCGAGCGAGGCACCGAACCCGGTGCAGGCCGTCCGCAAGGCCGTCAACAGCGTCATCTGGCGGATCGCGCTCTTCTACCTCGGCTCGATCGCGGTGATCGTGACGCTGCTGCCGTGGAACGCCAAGGCGGTGGAGAAGAGCCCGTACGTGGCCGTGCTGGAGTCGCTGGACATCCCGTACGCGGGCACCGTGATGGACGTCGTGGTGCTGACCGCGGTGCTGTCCTGTCTGAACTCCGGGCTCTACACCGCCTCCCGGATGGCGTTCTCGCTCGGGCAGCGCGGCGACGCGCCGAAGTCGTTCGCCACCGTCAACAAGGGCGGGGTGCCGGCGGTCGCGATCTGGGCGTCGGTCACCTTCGGCTTCGTGGCGACGATCTTCAGCTACACCTCGAAGGACACGATCTTCCAGTTCCTGCTGAACTCGTCGGGCGCGGTGGCGCTGTTCGTGTGGCTGGTCATCTGCTTCTCGCAGCTGCGGATGCGCCGGACCATCGAGCGGGAGACGCCGGAGCGGCTGACGGTGCGGATGTGGCTCTACCCGTGGCTGACGTACGCGACGATCGCGCTGATCGTCTTCGTCATCGGCTACATGTTCTACAACCCGGACGGGCGCCAGCAGATGGTGCTGTCGGTGGTCGCGGCCGTGGTGGTGCTGGCGGTCGGGCTGGTCCTGGACCGGCGGCGGCCGCGGACGGCCGTGGCGGACGGGGCGGACGCCCCGGGCGCCGGCGTCTGA
- a CDS encoding biotin transporter BioY, which produces MSTAALYRPGTVLADLLPAATASRARVRDAALVLGGAALTGIAAQIAVPVPGSPVPVTGQTFAALLVGASLGAGRGLLSLALYALAGMAGLPWFAGGASGAGGATFGYIMGMLLAATVVGALARRGGDRGMLRTAATMAAGTALIYAVGVPYLALSTGMSLGQAVAAGLVPFLIGDALKAALAMGALPTAWKLAGRRG; this is translated from the coding sequence ATGAGCACCGCCGCTCTGTACCGCCCCGGCACCGTCCTCGCCGACCTGCTGCCGGCCGCCACCGCCTCCCGCGCCCGCGTCCGTGACGCCGCGCTGGTGCTCGGCGGCGCCGCGCTCACCGGCATCGCGGCGCAGATAGCCGTCCCGGTCCCCGGCTCCCCGGTCCCGGTCACCGGCCAGACCTTCGCCGCCCTCCTGGTCGGCGCCTCGCTCGGCGCGGGCCGCGGTCTGCTGTCGCTGGCGCTGTACGCCCTGGCGGGCATGGCGGGCCTGCCCTGGTTCGCCGGCGGTGCCTCGGGCGCGGGCGGGGCCACCTTCGGCTACATCATGGGCATGCTGCTCGCCGCCACCGTCGTGGGCGCGCTGGCCCGCCGCGGCGGCGACCGCGGGATGCTGCGCACCGCCGCCACCATGGCCGCGGGCACGGCCCTGATCTACGCCGTCGGTGTCCCCTACCTGGCGCTGAGCACCGGCATGTCCCTCGGCCAGGCCGTCGCCGCCGGCCTCGTCCCGTTCCTGATCGGCGACGCCCTCAAGGCCGCGCTGGCCATGGGCGCGCTGCCCACCGCCTGGAAGCTGGCCGGCCGCCGCGGCTGA
- a CDS encoding amino acid permease: protein MHDAPTTAVEPSPGTVTEGKEPLSAGLKQRHLTMLGLGGVIGAGLFVGSGAGIAVAGPGIVLSYLIAGTLATLVMRMLGEMSAAIPASGAFSVHAERALGRWAGFSVGWLYWFLLVVVLAVEATGAAQIANGWVPGVPQWGWVLIFMIVFTAANLTAVKNFGEFEFWFATLKVTAIVLFLALSLLAVFGMLPDTEPVGLTNLTGQGGFLPHGWSGVVSGVLAVVFAFGGLEVVTIAAAESDDPARAVGRAVRSAVWRILFFYVGSMLVIVTLLPWSSMQPGKSPYVAVLDSIGVPGAGQIMNIVVFVALLSALNANLYGSSRMVFSLAQRGEAPRALLKVSQGGSPRSSEAESGGGVPRRAVLASVAFGFVSVLLNLEWPDSVFLYMLNAVGAVLLFVWGLIAVSQLRLRPRIAREAPGKLTLPMWGFPYLTWASLVAMGGVLVLMLTDDTARPQLLWSAGATAVVLLVAGVRALRERRARR, encoded by the coding sequence ATGCACGACGCACCGACCACCGCCGTCGAGCCCTCCCCGGGGACGGTCACCGAAGGGAAAGAGCCGCTGTCCGCGGGCCTCAAGCAGCGTCATCTGACGATGCTGGGCCTGGGCGGGGTGATCGGCGCGGGCCTGTTCGTGGGCTCCGGCGCCGGCATCGCGGTGGCCGGTCCCGGGATCGTGCTGTCGTATCTGATCGCGGGGACGCTGGCCACGCTGGTCATGCGGATGCTCGGCGAGATGTCGGCGGCGATACCGGCCTCCGGCGCGTTCTCGGTGCACGCGGAGCGGGCGCTGGGGCGCTGGGCCGGGTTCAGCGTCGGCTGGCTGTACTGGTTCCTGCTGGTCGTGGTGCTCGCCGTGGAGGCGACCGGCGCGGCGCAGATAGCCAACGGCTGGGTGCCGGGGGTGCCGCAGTGGGGCTGGGTGCTGATATTCATGATCGTCTTCACCGCCGCCAACCTGACCGCGGTGAAGAACTTCGGCGAGTTCGAGTTCTGGTTCGCGACCCTGAAGGTCACCGCGATCGTGCTGTTCCTCGCGCTGAGCCTGCTGGCGGTCTTCGGGATGCTGCCGGACACCGAGCCCGTGGGGCTGACGAACCTCACCGGACAGGGCGGCTTCCTGCCGCACGGCTGGTCCGGGGTGGTCTCCGGGGTCCTCGCGGTGGTGTTCGCCTTCGGCGGCCTGGAGGTCGTCACCATCGCCGCGGCCGAGTCGGACGACCCGGCGCGCGCGGTGGGCCGGGCGGTGCGCAGCGCGGTGTGGCGGATCCTCTTCTTCTACGTCGGCTCGATGCTGGTCATCGTGACCCTGCTGCCCTGGTCGTCGATGCAGCCGGGCAAGAGCCCCTACGTCGCGGTGCTGGACAGCATCGGCGTGCCGGGCGCCGGCCAGATCATGAACATCGTGGTGTTCGTGGCGCTGCTCTCCGCGCTGAACGCCAACCTCTACGGCTCGTCGCGGATGGTCTTCTCGCTGGCCCAGCGGGGCGAGGCACCGCGGGCGCTGCTGAAGGTGTCCCAAGGGGGGTCCCCCCGCTCGAGCGAGGCCGAGAGTGGGGGAGGCGTGCCGCGCCGGGCGGTGCTCGCCTCGGTGGCCTTCGGCTTCGTCTCCGTGCTGCTGAATCTGGAATGGCCGGATTCGGTCTTCCTCTACATGCTCAACGCGGTCGGCGCGGTGCTGCTCTTCGTCTGGGGCCTGATCGCCGTCTCCCAGCTGCGGCTGCGGCCGCGGATCGCCCGCGAGGCGCCCGGCAAGCTGACCCTGCCGATGTGGGGCTTCCCCTATCTGACCTGGGCGTCGCTGGTGGCGATGGGCGGTGTGCTGGTGCTGATGCTGACCGACGACACGGCCCGGCCGCAGCTTCTGTGGTCGGCCGGGGCGACCGCCGTGGTGCTGCTCGTCGCGGGCGTCCGGGCGCTGCGGGAGCGCCGCGCGCGCCGCTGA
- a CDS encoding superoxide dismutase, producing the protein MATYTLPELPYDYSALAPVISPEIIELHHDKHHAAYVKGANDTLEQLAEARDKEAWGNINGLEKNLAFHLSGHILHSIYWHNMTGDGGGEPHEKDGVGELADAIAESFGSYAGFKAQLTKAAATTQGSGWGVLAYEPVSGRLVVEQVYDHQGNVGQGSVPILVFDAWEHAFYLQYKNQKVDFIEAMWQVVNWQDVAKRYASAKERANNLLLVP; encoded by the coding sequence ATGGCCACCTACACACTTCCTGAACTTCCGTACGACTACTCGGCGCTGGCACCGGTCATCAGCCCCGAGATCATCGAGCTGCACCACGACAAGCACCACGCGGCGTACGTGAAGGGCGCGAACGACACCCTGGAGCAGCTCGCCGAGGCCCGTGACAAGGAAGCGTGGGGCAACATCAACGGCCTGGAGAAGAACCTCGCGTTCCACCTCTCCGGCCACATCCTGCACAGCATCTACTGGCACAACATGACCGGTGACGGCGGCGGCGAGCCGCACGAGAAGGACGGCGTGGGCGAGCTGGCCGACGCCATCGCCGAGAGCTTCGGCTCGTACGCCGGTTTCAAGGCGCAGCTGACCAAGGCCGCGGCCACCACCCAGGGCTCCGGCTGGGGCGTGCTGGCCTACGAGCCGGTCAGCGGCCGCCTGGTCGTCGAGCAGGTCTACGACCACCAGGGCAACGTCGGGCAGGGCTCCGTCCCGATCCTGGTCTTCGACGCCTGGGAGCACGCCTTCTACCTGCAGTACAAGAACCAGAAGGTGGACTTCATCGAGGCCATGTGGCAGGTCGTGAACTGGCAGGACGTCGCCAAGCGGTACGCGTCCGCCAAGGAGCGCGCCAACAACCTGCTGCTGGTGCCGTAA
- a CDS encoding mycothiol-dependent nitroreductase Rv2466c family protein, with the protein MSDPAKTPADFWFDPLCPWAWMTSRWMLEVEKVRPVEVRWHVMSLAVLNENRLDELPAEYAENMRPGGKAWGPVRVVIAAQQLHGDEAVGRLYTALGTRIHNEGLGVTPESIAAALDDAGLPADLLAYAEKDTYDAELRASHKAGIDLVGQEVGTPVIAVPGHDGEQIAFFGPVVTPAPKGEEAAKLWDGTLTVASIPGFYEIKRTRTQGPVFD; encoded by the coding sequence GTGTCCGACCCCGCGAAGACCCCCGCAGACTTCTGGTTCGACCCGCTGTGCCCCTGGGCCTGGATGACCTCCCGCTGGATGCTGGAGGTCGAGAAGGTCCGCCCGGTCGAGGTGCGCTGGCACGTGATGAGCCTGGCGGTGCTCAACGAGAACCGGCTCGACGAGCTCCCCGCGGAGTACGCCGAGAACATGCGCCCCGGCGGCAAGGCATGGGGCCCGGTCCGGGTGGTGATCGCCGCCCAGCAGCTGCACGGCGACGAGGCCGTGGGCAGGCTCTACACCGCGCTCGGCACCCGCATCCACAACGAGGGCCTCGGGGTGACCCCGGAGAGCATCGCCGCCGCCCTGGACGACGCGGGCCTGCCCGCCGACCTGCTCGCGTACGCCGAGAAGGACACCTACGACGCCGAGCTGCGCGCCTCCCACAAGGCGGGCATCGACCTGGTCGGCCAGGAGGTCGGCACCCCCGTGATCGCCGTGCCGGGTCACGACGGCGAGCAGATCGCCTTCTTCGGCCCGGTGGTCACCCCGGCCCCCAAGGGCGAGGAGGCCGCCAAGCTGTGGGACGGCACGCTGACGGTGGCGTCCATCCCCGGCTTCTACGAGATCAAGCGGACCCGGACCCAGGGGCCCGTCTTCGACTGA
- a CDS encoding amino acid permease — MNRTPSSAAPAREHGDAVQGAGPGSDSTLSNGLKQRHLSMIALGGVIGAGLFVGSRAGIAAAGPSIVLAYAVSGALVMLIMRMLGEMAAANPASGSFSVHAERSIGSWAGFTAGWMFTALLCVAVAAEALGAADVMVQWFPASQPWMWVLLFMVIFTGTNLTAVSNFGEFEFWFAALKVAAIGVFLVLGVLAILGLLPGTQAPGASHLTGDGGFLPKGVDGLMVGLLASVFAYGGLETVTIAAAESKDPVRGVARAVRTAMWRIALFYVGSMAVIVTVIPWSAPSIAKSGPYVAVLDYLKIPAAGQIMNVVILVALLSAVNANLYGSSRMAYSLISRGQGPAFLGKVSGGVPRRAVLLCSAFGFLAVVFSFLWPTTVFQWLLNMVGAAVLVVWGFIATAQLRMRRTLEREAPEKLVVKMWAFPVLTWVALAGIVAVLLLMLRDESQRIQLLFTGGFGVVLAVIGLVRQRSLGRGAGPAGQ, encoded by the coding sequence ATGAATCGGACACCCTCGTCCGCCGCACCCGCGCGCGAGCACGGCGACGCGGTCCAGGGCGCCGGCCCCGGCAGCGATTCCACGCTGTCCAACGGCCTCAAGCAGCGCCACCTCTCGATGATCGCCCTGGGCGGGGTGATCGGCGCGGGCCTGTTCGTCGGCTCCCGCGCCGGCATCGCGGCGGCCGGACCGTCGATCGTGCTCGCCTACGCCGTCTCCGGCGCGCTGGTCATGCTGATCATGCGGATGCTCGGCGAGATGGCCGCGGCGAACCCGGCCTCCGGCTCCTTCTCCGTGCACGCCGAGCGCTCCATAGGCTCCTGGGCCGGGTTCACGGCGGGCTGGATGTTCACCGCGCTGCTGTGCGTGGCGGTGGCCGCCGAGGCGCTGGGCGCCGCGGACGTGATGGTGCAGTGGTTCCCCGCCAGCCAGCCGTGGATGTGGGTCCTGCTGTTCATGGTGATCTTCACCGGCACCAACCTCACCGCGGTCTCCAACTTCGGCGAGTTCGAGTTCTGGTTCGCCGCGCTGAAGGTCGCGGCGATCGGCGTCTTCCTGGTCCTGGGCGTGCTGGCCATCCTCGGCCTGCTGCCCGGCACCCAGGCCCCGGGCGCCTCGCACCTCACCGGTGACGGCGGCTTCCTCCCCAAGGGCGTCGACGGGCTGATGGTCGGCCTGCTGGCCTCGGTGTTCGCCTACGGCGGCCTGGAGACGGTGACGATCGCGGCCGCCGAGTCCAAGGACCCGGTGCGCGGCGTGGCCCGCGCGGTGCGCACCGCGATGTGGCGCATCGCCCTCTTCTACGTCGGCTCGATGGCGGTCATCGTCACCGTCATCCCCTGGAGCGCCCCCTCCATCGCCAAGAGCGGCCCGTACGTGGCGGTCCTGGACTACCTGAAGATCCCGGCGGCCGGCCAGATCATGAACGTGGTCATCCTGGTCGCGCTGCTCTCCGCGGTGAACGCCAACCTCTACGGCTCCTCGCGGATGGCCTACTCCCTCATCTCCCGCGGCCAGGGCCCGGCGTTCCTCGGCAAGGTCAGCGGCGGCGTCCCGCGCCGCGCCGTCCTGCTGTGCTCCGCCTTCGGCTTCCTCGCGGTCGTCTTCAGCTTCCTGTGGCCCACCACGGTCTTCCAGTGGCTGCTGAACATGGTCGGCGCGGCCGTCCTGGTGGTGTGGGGCTTCATCGCCACCGCCCAGCTGCGGATGCGCCGGACGCTGGAGCGCGAGGCGCCCGAGAAGCTCGTGGTGAAGATGTGGGCCTTCCCGGTCCTGACCTGGGTGGCGCTGGCGGGCATTGTCGCCGTGCTGCTGCTGATGCTGCGCGACGAGAGCCAGCGGATCCAGCTGCTGTTCACCGGCGGCTTCGGCGTGGTGCTGGCCGTGATCGGCCTCGTCCGGCAGCGGTCGCTGGGCAGGGGCGCGGGCCCGGCCGGGCAGTAG
- the pepN gene encoding aminopeptidase N yields MPGENLSRDEARERGRLLSVDAYDVALDVRSAVASGTAAETFRSLTTLRFSCAEPGASTFADLLAPAVTSVTLNGRELDPAEVFDGTRITLDALAAQNTLVVDARCAYSRTGEGLHRFVDPEDGEVYLYTQYEPADSRRVFVNFEQPDLKAPFTFEVTAPEGWRVLSNGVQEGPSEGGRHRFATTEPISTYITAVVAGPYHYVSDSYRRAFDDGTELEIPLGALCRKGLAKHFDADDIFTVTKQGLDFFHDHFDFPYPFGKYDQAFVPEYNLGAMENPGCVTFREEFVFRGKVTEASYESRANVILHEMAHMWFGDLVTMQWWDDLWLKESYADFMGAFALVGATRFTDGWITFANRRKSWAYRADQLPSTHPVTADIRDLEDAKLNFDGITYAKGAAVLKQLVAYVGQDAFLEGARRYFKRHAYGNTRLTDLLAVLEETSGRDLAAWSRAWLETAGVNSLTPQVTYDAQDRITELGILQEAAPSHPQLRPHRVAVGLYRRQDADSALVRYARAEVDVSGPRTTVPELAGLERPELVLVNDEDLTYAKVRFDEGSLATLRARLGDLTDPMARAVCWAALWGLTRDGLMPARDYLDLVRRFAGRETDIGVLQSLHAQAQTALEQYSAPEGRERAARELAEAALHELRLADPGSGHQLAWARHFSAVATTPADLQLLQGLLDGTAKIDGLDVDQELRWTVLEPLAAHGVADEAVIAAELARDNTASGRRHQVRCLAARPSAEVKEQAWARVVESDVLSNALVEATVAGFAQFGQTELLAPYLPRYFGALERVWRERSIEIAMDVVHGLFPAWLVERATLDAADGWLDGHPQAAPALRRLVLEKRDDLARALRAQACDEAAGPRP; encoded by the coding sequence GTGCCAGGTGAGAATCTGTCCCGGGACGAGGCGCGCGAGCGGGGCCGGCTGCTGAGCGTCGACGCGTACGACGTGGCGCTGGACGTCCGCTCCGCGGTCGCCTCCGGTACGGCCGCGGAGACCTTCCGCTCCCTGACCACCCTGCGCTTCTCCTGTGCCGAGCCCGGCGCCTCGACCTTCGCCGACCTGCTGGCGCCCGCGGTCACCTCCGTCACCCTCAACGGCCGGGAGCTGGACCCCGCCGAGGTCTTCGACGGCACCCGGATCACGCTGGACGCGCTGGCCGCGCAGAACACCCTCGTCGTCGACGCCCGGTGCGCCTACAGCCGGACCGGTGAGGGCCTGCACCGCTTCGTGGACCCCGAGGACGGCGAGGTCTACCTCTACACCCAGTACGAGCCGGCCGACTCCCGCCGGGTCTTCGTCAACTTCGAACAGCCCGACCTGAAGGCCCCGTTCACCTTCGAGGTGACCGCCCCCGAGGGCTGGCGGGTGCTCAGCAACGGGGTGCAGGAGGGCCCGTCCGAGGGCGGGCGGCACCGCTTCGCCACCACCGAGCCGATCTCGACGTACATCACGGCCGTGGTCGCCGGCCCGTACCACTACGTCTCCGACAGCTACCGGCGCGCCTTCGACGACGGGACCGAGCTGGAGATCCCGCTGGGCGCGCTGTGCCGCAAGGGCCTGGCGAAGCACTTCGACGCGGACGACATCTTCACCGTCACCAAGCAGGGCCTGGACTTCTTCCACGACCACTTCGACTTCCCCTACCCCTTCGGGAAGTACGACCAGGCCTTCGTCCCGGAGTACAACCTCGGGGCGATGGAGAACCCGGGCTGCGTCACCTTCCGCGAGGAGTTCGTCTTCCGCGGGAAGGTGACCGAGGCGTCCTACGAGAGCCGGGCCAACGTCATCCTGCACGAGATGGCGCACATGTGGTTCGGGGACCTGGTCACCATGCAGTGGTGGGACGACCTGTGGCTCAAGGAGTCCTACGCGGACTTCATGGGGGCCTTCGCGCTGGTGGGCGCGACGCGCTTCACCGACGGCTGGATCACCTTCGCCAACCGCCGCAAGTCCTGGGCCTACCGCGCCGACCAGCTGCCCTCCACCCACCCGGTCACCGCCGACATCCGGGACCTGGAGGACGCCAAGCTCAACTTCGACGGCATCACCTACGCCAAGGGCGCGGCCGTCCTCAAGCAACTGGTGGCGTACGTGGGGCAGGACGCCTTCCTGGAGGGCGCCCGGCGCTACTTCAAGCGGCACGCCTACGGCAACACCCGGCTGACGGACCTGCTGGCGGTGCTGGAGGAGACCTCGGGCCGGGACCTGGCGGCCTGGTCGCGGGCCTGGCTGGAGACCGCGGGCGTCAACTCCCTGACCCCGCAGGTCACCTACGACGCCCAGGACCGGATCACCGAGCTGGGCATCCTCCAGGAGGCGGCCCCCTCCCACCCGCAGCTGCGGCCGCACCGGGTCGCGGTCGGCCTGTACCGGCGGCAGGATGCGGACTCGGCGCTGGTGCGCTACGCCCGCGCCGAGGTGGACGTCTCCGGGCCGCGGACCACCGTGCCCGAGCTGGCCGGCCTCGAACGGCCCGAGCTGGTGCTGGTCAACGACGAGGACCTGACGTACGCCAAGGTCCGGTTCGACGAGGGCTCGCTGGCCACCCTGCGGGCCCGGCTCGGCGACCTGACCGACCCGATGGCGCGGGCGGTGTGCTGGGCCGCGCTGTGGGGCCTGACCCGCGACGGGCTGATGCCGGCCCGCGACTACCTCGACCTGGTGCGCCGGTTCGCCGGCCGGGAGACCGACATCGGGGTGCTGCAGTCGCTGCACGCCCAGGCCCAGACGGCGCTGGAGCAGTACTCCGCGCCGGAGGGCCGGGAGCGGGCCGCCCGGGAGCTGGCCGAGGCCGCCCTGCACGAGCTGCGGCTCGCCGACCCCGGCAGCGGCCACCAGCTCGCCTGGGCCCGGCATTTCAGCGCCGTCGCCACCACCCCCGCCGACCTCCAGCTGCTCCAGGGCCTGCTGGACGGCACGGCGAAGATCGACGGTCTGGACGTGGACCAGGAGCTGCGCTGGACGGTCCTGGAGCCGCTCGCGGCGCACGGCGTCGCGGACGAGGCCGTGATCGCCGCCGAGCTGGCCCGCGACAACACCGCCTCCGGCCGGCGCCACCAGGTGCGCTGCCTGGCCGCCCGCCCCTCGGCCGAGGTCAAGGAGCAGGCGTGGGCGCGGGTCGTGGAGTCCGACGTGCTCTCCAACGCCCTGGTGGAGGCGACGGTCGCCGGGTTCGCGCAGTTCGGGCAGACGGAGCTGCTGGCCCCGTACCTGCCGCGCTACTTCGGGGCGCTCGAACGGGTGTGGCGGGAGCGGTCCATCGAGATCGCGATGGACGTGGTGCACGGGCTCTTCCCCGCCTGGCTGGTGGAGCGGGCCACCCTGGACGCCGCGGACGGCTGGCTGGACGGGCACCCGCAGGCGGCGCCCGCGCTGCGCCGGCTGGTGCTGGAGAAGCGGGACGATCTGGCGCGGGCGCTGCGGGCACAGGCTTGTGACGAGGCGGCCGGGCCGAGGCCGTAA